In Chlamydiales bacterium, a single window of DNA contains:
- a CDS encoding integration host factor subunit beta — MSTMTKKNFISTISQDINLHPNTVRQVIQSFLDQMTDALSSGDRLEFRDFGVFEVVKRKPKIGRNPKDASVPIVIPARSAVKFTPGKKMKQLIETE, encoded by the coding sequence ATGAGCACGATGACTAAAAAGAATTTTATCTCGACAATATCGCAAGATATTAATTTACACCCGAACACAGTACGTCAGGTTATTCAGTCTTTTTTAGACCAGATGACAGATGCCCTTTCGAGTGGTGATCGTTTAGAATTTCGCGATTTTGGTGTGTTTGAAGTAGTTAAAAGAAAGCCGAAAATTGGACGCAATCCAAAAGATGCTTCCGTTCCTATCGTAATACCAGCAAGATCTGCTGTGAAGTTTACGCCAGGCAAAAAGATGAAGCAGCTTATTGAAACGGAATAA
- the tyrS gene encoding tyrosine--tRNA ligase translates to MQTVIDVLVERGFIEAMTSEEIKTLVKTPQRVYSGFDPTGDSLHLGHLVPIMGLAWFQRFGHTPVAIVGGATGMVGDPSGKSKERNLLDQETLAHNLLGIRKNLEAILNFNDESTKPFILNNFDWFKQFSFLDFLRDVGKNFRIGSMLSKESVRVRMQSEEGLSFTEFSYQILQAYDFLYLSEHHNVLIQLGGSDQWGNITAGTELIRKVQGKSAFGITFPLLKRSDGKKFGKTEEGAVWLSSEKTSPYTFYQYLFSIPDLDVIPLMKMLTFMDMEEINHYEHKMQQSDYIANTAQKKLAEEVTRIVHGKDGLEIALKVTKGASPGSNTILDINVLENLAQDMKSKSFSKVELINVKLIDLLVKLEAVASKGEARRLIQGGGVYINNQKVIDEFRVIVMDDFIEEKMFLLSVGKKHKMIVGIIA, encoded by the coding sequence ATGCAGACCGTAATTGATGTTTTAGTAGAACGTGGATTTATAGAGGCCATGACAAGTGAGGAAATTAAAACTCTAGTCAAAACACCTCAAAGAGTTTATTCCGGATTTGATCCCACAGGAGATAGTTTGCATCTTGGGCATCTTGTGCCTATTATGGGACTTGCCTGGTTTCAGCGCTTTGGACACACACCTGTTGCAATTGTGGGTGGAGCAACAGGAATGGTAGGAGATCCTTCTGGAAAGAGTAAGGAGCGTAATCTTTTAGATCAAGAAACACTTGCTCACAATCTTCTTGGAATACGTAAAAATCTAGAGGCTATTTTAAATTTTAATGACGAGAGTACAAAGCCTTTTATTTTAAATAATTTTGATTGGTTTAAGCAGTTTTCTTTTTTAGATTTTTTGAGAGATGTTGGAAAAAATTTTAGAATAGGTTCAATGTTGTCAAAAGAGAGCGTACGGGTACGTATGCAGTCTGAAGAGGGGCTAAGTTTTACAGAATTTAGTTATCAAATTTTACAAGCCTATGACTTTTTGTATCTTTCAGAGCATCATAATGTGCTAATCCAGCTCGGTGGCAGTGATCAGTGGGGTAATATAACAGCAGGTACTGAGCTTATTCGCAAGGTACAGGGTAAGAGTGCGTTTGGTATTACATTTCCTCTTTTAAAAAGAAGTGATGGTAAAAAGTTTGGAAAAACAGAGGAGGGGGCTGTGTGGCTATCTTCTGAAAAAACATCGCCTTATACATTTTATCAATATCTTTTTAGTATACCCGATTTGGATGTGATACCACTAATGAAGATGCTCACTTTTATGGATATGGAAGAAATTAATCACTATGAGCATAAGATGCAGCAAAGTGATTATATTGCAAATACAGCTCAAAAGAAACTTGCAGAAGAAGTTACTCGTATCGTTCATGGGAAAGATGGCTTGGAAATAGCTTTAAAGGTAACTAAAGGAGCATCTCCTGGTTCAAATACCATTTTAGATATAAATGTTTTAGAAAATCTAGCTCAGGATATGAAGAGTAAGTCGTTTTCTAAAGTTGAGCTCATCAATGTTAAGCTTATTGATCTTTTAGTAAAGTTAGAAGCTGTTGCTAGCAAAGGAGAAGCACGACGGCTTATTCAAGGTGGTGGTGTGTATATCAATAATCAAAAAGTTATTGACGAATTTCGTGTCATAGTCATGGATGACTTTATTGAAGAGAAGATGTTTTTACTCTCAGTTGGAAAGAAACATAAGATGATTGTTGGAATTATTGCTTGA
- the yidC gene encoding membrane protein insertase YidC: MDKRTLIFILCIGAVFFGLNYYFENQKEQERLEWSKKKESLAKTKEAAPTPIPAKEEEVKEKSKELLFVLENTYQQLVFSNYGAALKEINLPFKNDKTPNSLVREIEFDRTMQSDYPYNDHFPSSSYYTPSKESTSERTLNTKTQIGGYYPLIRRDLVLSPNQNKITVPPRYYAFNIVSDYPELAELVYEVKEFDENHIVFEAIQQHRRITKTFSLAKNPDNPSQHVPYFIDLSIKIEGDSKGLWLTTGVPEVELISGSFSPVLKYRITRQNKADVETMDLPKEKETISVSSVYPNWVSNSNGYLGIILGPVNETVGGYKIQYVPGKLAPTKLVDIDAKYERFKINEFPGYNTLLPLKGNEETINMRIFAGPYAESALHAADLAFFDPETGYEPDYTASQSFQGWFSFISEPFAKFLLILMNFFYMLTSSWAASIVLLTIALRIMLYPLNAWSFKSMRRMQELAPEVAAIQAKHKKDQKKAQMEIMNLYRSKHVNPFTGCLPILIQMPFLIGMFDLLKSTFALRGVPFIPGWIDNLTAPDVLFSWSYPIPFVGTEFHLLPFLLGAVMYFQQKMSSTAPKDPALLTDQQRQQKFMSNIMVIFFTVMFYNFPSGLNIYWLSSMLLGILQQWYTNKQLSRPKRPTVEVMKG, translated from the coding sequence ATGGATAAACGTACCCTAATTTTCATACTCTGCATTGGCGCAGTCTTTTTTGGACTTAACTATTACTTTGAAAATCAAAAAGAACAAGAGCGCTTAGAATGGTCTAAGAAAAAAGAATCTCTTGCCAAAACAAAAGAGGCAGCGCCTACACCTATCCCTGCAAAGGAAGAAGAGGTTAAAGAAAAATCGAAAGAGCTACTTTTTGTGCTTGAAAATACCTACCAGCAACTTGTTTTTTCTAACTATGGAGCTGCTCTCAAAGAAATTAACCTACCATTTAAAAATGATAAAACCCCAAACAGCTTGGTTCGAGAAATTGAGTTTGACCGCACAATGCAATCAGACTACCCCTACAATGATCATTTTCCGAGCTCTTCTTACTATACTCCTAGCAAAGAATCTACTTCTGAGCGCACCTTAAACACAAAAACGCAAATCGGTGGATACTATCCTCTCATTCGAAGGGATTTGGTTCTTTCTCCAAACCAAAATAAAATCACAGTGCCTCCTCGTTATTACGCTTTCAATATTGTGTCTGACTATCCAGAGCTTGCTGAACTTGTTTATGAAGTCAAAGAATTTGATGAAAATCATATCGTTTTTGAAGCAATTCAACAGCATAGACGTATTACAAAAACCTTTTCTCTTGCAAAAAACCCCGACAATCCATCTCAACATGTTCCCTACTTTATTGACCTCTCAATTAAGATTGAAGGGGATAGCAAAGGATTGTGGCTTACAACGGGCGTTCCAGAAGTAGAGCTTATTTCTGGCAGCTTTTCACCTGTCCTAAAATACCGCATCACAAGACAAAACAAAGCAGATGTCGAAACAATGGATCTACCCAAAGAGAAAGAGACCATTTCAGTAAGCTCTGTTTACCCCAATTGGGTCAGCAATTCCAATGGTTATCTAGGCATTATTCTTGGACCTGTCAATGAAACTGTTGGTGGCTACAAAATTCAGTATGTCCCAGGAAAACTTGCACCTACTAAACTTGTCGATATAGATGCGAAGTATGAGCGCTTTAAAATTAATGAATTTCCAGGTTATAACACGCTTCTTCCTTTAAAAGGTAATGAAGAGACGATAAATATGCGCATTTTTGCAGGACCTTATGCAGAGAGTGCTTTACATGCAGCAGACCTCGCTTTTTTTGATCCAGAAACTGGTTATGAGCCTGATTACACCGCATCTCAAAGCTTTCAAGGTTGGTTCTCATTTATATCAGAACCCTTTGCCAAGTTCTTGCTCATCCTCATGAACTTCTTTTACATGCTTACCTCGTCATGGGCTGCATCCATTGTACTACTAACAATTGCACTTCGCATAATGCTTTACCCTCTCAACGCTTGGTCATTTAAATCGATGAGACGCATGCAAGAGCTTGCACCAGAAGTTGCTGCTATCCAGGCTAAGCATAAAAAAGATCAGAAAAAAGCCCAGATGGAGATCATGAATCTCTATCGATCCAAACATGTCAACCCATTCACTGGCTGCCTTCCTATCTTGATCCAAATGCCCTTTTTGATTGGTATGTTTGATCTTTTAAAATCTACATTTGCCTTGAGAGGTGTTCCATTCATTCCCGGATGGATCGACAACTTAACTGCCCCAGATGTGCTTTTCAGCTGGAGCTACCCTATTCCCTTTGTTGGAACAGAGTTTCATCTTCTTCCATTCCTACTCGGTGCTGTCATGTATTTTCAGCAAAAGATGAGCTCCACTGCCCCCAAAGACCCGGCTCTTCTGACAGATCAACAAAGACAGCAAAAGTTTATGAGCAATATCATGGTCATCTTCTTTACAGTTATGTTTTATAACTTCCCATCGGGATTAAACATTTACTGGCTCTCTTCAATGCTCCTTGGCATATTACAACAATGGTATACCAATAAGCAACTAAGTCGTCCAAAACGCCCTACCGTAGAAGTCATGAAGGGGTAG
- the dnaA gene encoding chromosomal replication initiator protein DnaA, whose amino-acid sequence MKAWNDFLLSQEKELGYATVKKWLTPLKVTGFDACNLYLEAKDSFQLHWFEEHVRPIILSQFVNKNNKRIKVHLSIAKKIAEQLAPSVKKLDNKENRHLITPAFSLRSDPIDVSHTLDNFVSSKSNTVPYKLFCELAGMGNKQSVSLGSINPLFLSGPAGSGKTHLLMALATWLKSQGLKVIYTRAETFTEHVVSSIRAGEMQFFRESYRNIDALFIDDIEIFSRKGATQEELFHTFNSLHLEGKQIILSSKNLPKDLHDIEPRLISRFEWGIVLILEPLQKDEMKQLLLQKIESMNIKLPENTIEFFLNTFKNSSKSLLKALEALVLRSHLEGISEKNTPLFSLDHIRNLLADLIKIEEESILTPRKIIKTVAEFYGIRVDDILGKAQSKECSFPRQMAMYLCRSELQLAFMKIGDLFSRDHSTVMTSIKQIEKAKASDPNIMHSLTHLSKTLKS is encoded by the coding sequence ATGAAGGCTTGGAACGACTTCTTACTATCTCAAGAGAAAGAATTGGGGTATGCCACTGTAAAAAAATGGCTTACCCCTTTAAAAGTTACAGGCTTTGATGCATGTAATCTTTACTTAGAAGCTAAAGATTCCTTTCAACTACATTGGTTTGAAGAACACGTACGCCCAATTATTCTTTCTCAATTTGTTAACAAAAATAACAAAAGAATTAAAGTTCACCTATCCATTGCAAAAAAAATAGCAGAGCAACTAGCTCCTTCAGTAAAAAAACTAGACAACAAAGAAAACAGACATCTTATAACTCCTGCATTTTCACTACGTTCAGACCCCATTGATGTGAGTCATACGCTAGACAACTTTGTCTCCTCGAAAAGTAATACAGTACCCTATAAGCTATTTTGCGAACTTGCAGGAATGGGAAATAAACAGAGTGTATCTCTTGGATCAATAAATCCCCTGTTCTTATCAGGACCTGCAGGTTCTGGAAAAACACATCTTCTAATGGCTCTTGCAACCTGGCTAAAAAGCCAAGGATTAAAAGTCATTTATACGCGTGCAGAGACATTTACAGAGCATGTTGTAAGCTCTATAAGGGCAGGTGAAATGCAATTTTTTAGAGAATCTTATAGAAATATCGATGCTCTTTTTATTGATGATATCGAAATTTTTTCTAGAAAAGGCGCAACTCAAGAAGAACTCTTTCATACCTTTAATAGCCTACATCTTGAAGGAAAACAGATCATTTTAAGCTCGAAAAACCTACCCAAAGATTTGCATGATATAGAACCAAGGCTTATCAGCCGTTTTGAGTGGGGAATTGTGCTTATCTTGGAGCCTCTACAAAAAGATGAAATGAAACAACTGCTTCTTCAAAAAATAGAAAGCATGAACATAAAATTACCAGAAAACACTATAGAATTTTTCCTAAATACGTTTAAAAATAGTTCTAAATCCCTTTTAAAAGCACTAGAAGCTCTAGTTCTTCGATCTCATCTAGAAGGCATCTCTGAAAAAAACACACCACTTTTTTCACTAGATCATATTAGAAATCTTCTTGCTGACCTTATAAAAATTGAAGAAGAAAGTATTTTAACACCGCGAAAAATCATTAAAACTGTTGCAGAATTTTATGGTATTCGCGTTGACGATATTCTTGGTAAAGCCCAAAGTAAAGAGTGCAGTTTTCCAAGACAGATGGCAATGTACTTATGCCGCAGTGAACTTCAACTTGCCTTCATGAAAATTGGAGATCTTTTTTCAAGAGACCACTCTACTGTAATGACAAGTATAAAACAGATTGAAAAAGCAAAAGCATCCGATCCAAATATCATGCACTCACTCACACATCTATCAAAAACATTAAAATCTTGA
- a CDS encoding sodium:alanine symporter family protein yields the protein MSLLSQWLLRIDGWVWGPALLIFLVGTGVYLTFLLRGLQFCYLGYALKLAFSRHNKEGAGDISHFQSLMTSLAATIGIGNIAGVATAIMIGGAGALFWMWITALVGMATKYSEAILAVKYRIVDKRGEMAGGPMYFIERGFGCKWLAILFALFGAVAALGTGNMVQSHSVADAVQTLLPVNHWWIGISLGILTACVLFGGVKSIGKVSSVLVPVMALLYLLGGLAILVISYDKLPKAFVLIVESAFTGQAAVGGFVGSSLLLAIQMGVARGVFSNEAGLGTASIAAAAAKTDVPGRQALISMTGTFLATLVVCTITGLVITTTGVIGSVGQSGELLNGGPLTMRAFDSVLPGGGLIVTIGVVLFAYSTIIGWAYYGEKCIEYLFGERSINLYRLLFTLFVVLGSGLSLDVVWSLADISNGLMAIPNLIGVLGLSHVVASETRAFERLLKTENSRF from the coding sequence ATGAGTCTACTTTCTCAATGGCTGCTGCGTATTGATGGGTGGGTTTGGGGGCCTGCGCTCTTGATATTTCTTGTGGGAACAGGAGTTTATCTTACCTTTTTACTTCGAGGATTACAGTTTTGCTATCTTGGGTATGCCCTCAAATTAGCATTTTCTAGACACAACAAGGAAGGGGCTGGTGATATCAGTCACTTTCAATCTCTTATGACGTCTCTTGCTGCAACAATTGGTATTGGAAATATTGCAGGTGTTGCAACAGCTATCATGATTGGAGGGGCGGGTGCGCTTTTTTGGATGTGGATAACTGCACTTGTAGGGATGGCAACAAAATATTCAGAGGCAATACTTGCTGTAAAGTACCGCATTGTTGATAAGAGGGGCGAGATGGCAGGTGGCCCTATGTACTTTATTGAAAGGGGATTTGGTTGTAAGTGGCTTGCTATTCTTTTTGCACTTTTTGGGGCAGTGGCAGCTCTTGGGACTGGTAATATGGTACAGTCGCACTCTGTTGCAGATGCAGTTCAAACGCTATTGCCTGTTAACCATTGGTGGATAGGCATCTCTTTGGGGATTCTTACAGCTTGTGTACTCTTTGGGGGCGTTAAGAGTATAGGTAAGGTCTCTTCTGTGCTTGTTCCTGTTATGGCTCTACTTTATTTGCTTGGTGGTCTTGCAATTTTAGTGATCTCTTATGATAAATTGCCAAAAGCCTTTGTACTTATCGTAGAAAGTGCCTTTACAGGCCAAGCTGCAGTTGGTGGATTTGTTGGATCTAGCTTGCTACTTGCCATTCAGATGGGTGTTGCAAGAGGTGTTTTTTCTAATGAGGCAGGCCTTGGAACAGCATCTATCGCAGCAGCGGCAGCTAAGACAGATGTTCCTGGTCGCCAAGCGCTCATATCGATGACAGGTACCTTTCTTGCAACACTTGTAGTTTGTACAATTACTGGGCTTGTCATTACAACAACAGGAGTAATTGGATCTGTAGGCCAAAGTGGAGAATTACTTAATGGAGGGCCATTGACGATGAGGGCTTTTGATTCTGTACTTCCAGGAGGTGGGCTTATAGTTACGATAGGTGTTGTCTTGTTTGCTTATTCCACAATCATTGGCTGGGCCTATTATGGGGAAAAGTGTATAGAGTATCTTTTTGGCGAGCGCTCTATTAATTTGTATCGCCTGTTATTTACATTATTTGTGGTTTTAGGCTCAGGTCTTAGTTTAGATGTTGTTTGGAGTCTTGCTGATATCTCTAATGGCCTTATGGCAATTCCCAATTTGATTGGTGTTCTGGGGCTGTCACATGTTGTTGCATCAGAAACAAGGGCATTTGAAAGACTTCTTAAAACAGAAAATTCAAGATTTTAA
- the miaB gene encoding tRNA (N6-isopentenyl adenosine(37)-C2)-methylthiotransferase MiaB — protein sequence MQRKLKSFYIRTYGCQMNELDSELMIGQLEKRGLTRANDEADADLLIFNTCSIRDLAERKVMGKIGKLASLGKIQQKRAVIGVTGCMANAKKETLFRKLPHVDFVLGTNNIGDLNQVLDEVIDTGKQAIRTDDQFEENLDYLAAKREDPVKAFVSIIRGCDKFCTYCVVPYTRGQEVSRPPESILEECRHLVASGYKEITLLGQNVNSYGKDKPEWNCLFHDLLYKIDQIPGVGRVRFMTSHPVDITRELMEAIRDLPSLCEFVHFPLQAGSNRILKKMHRIYTVEQYLEKVEMLRSIVPNVALGTDIIVGFPTETDEDFEETYRLLKEIEYSVAFLFAYSPRKGTPAMRWQDDIPEEVKQERLQRLLALYAETTSKSFQNMLGQEVEVLVERKNRGDERLKGRTRCWKNVIFSGDENLVGSFQKVQVHSFSNQTLLGELQTSLRIV from the coding sequence ATGCAGCGCAAACTTAAAAGTTTTTATATACGCACTTATGGATGTCAGATGAATGAGCTAGATTCTGAGCTCATGATAGGTCAGCTTGAAAAGAGAGGACTTACAAGAGCAAATGATGAAGCGGATGCGGATCTCTTAATTTTCAATACATGTTCTATCAGAGACTTGGCCGAGCGCAAGGTTATGGGAAAGATTGGCAAGCTTGCAAGTCTTGGCAAGATACAGCAAAAAAGAGCTGTCATCGGTGTTACTGGTTGTATGGCTAATGCAAAAAAAGAGACTCTTTTTAGAAAGCTTCCCCATGTTGATTTTGTTTTGGGTACTAATAATATTGGTGACTTAAACCAAGTTTTAGATGAAGTTATTGATACAGGCAAGCAAGCTATTCGAACAGACGATCAGTTTGAGGAAAATTTAGATTACCTTGCTGCTAAAAGAGAAGATCCAGTTAAAGCTTTTGTTTCTATTATCAGGGGTTGTGATAAGTTTTGTACTTATTGTGTTGTTCCCTACACAAGAGGGCAGGAGGTTTCAAGGCCTCCAGAAAGCATTTTGGAAGAATGTCGCCATCTTGTGGCCTCTGGCTACAAGGAAATCACACTTCTTGGACAGAATGTCAATAGCTATGGAAAAGATAAGCCTGAGTGGAACTGCTTGTTTCATGATCTTCTCTATAAAATAGATCAAATACCAGGAGTTGGCAGAGTACGTTTTATGACAAGCCATCCTGTTGATATTACAAGAGAACTTATGGAAGCAATAAGGGACTTGCCCTCTCTTTGTGAATTTGTCCACTTTCCGCTTCAGGCAGGATCTAATCGTATTTTGAAGAAAATGCATCGAATCTACACCGTAGAGCAATATTTAGAGAAAGTAGAGATGTTGCGTTCCATCGTTCCCAATGTTGCTTTGGGAACAGATATTATCGTGGGCTTTCCAACTGAAACAGATGAAGATTTTGAAGAGACATACAGGCTCTTAAAAGAAATTGAGTACTCTGTTGCTTTTCTTTTCGCTTATAGTCCTAGAAAGGGAACCCCTGCGATGCGCTGGCAAGATGATATCCCAGAAGAAGTAAAGCAAGAAAGATTGCAAAGGCTTCTTGCACTATATGCAGAGACAACATCTAAGAGCTTTCAGAATATGCTGGGGCAAGAAGTTGAAGTGCTAGTAGAGCGCAAGAATAGGGGAGATGAACGCCTTAAAGGGCGCACGCGCTGTTGGAAGAATGTCATTTTTTCAGGTGATGAGAATTTGGTTGGATCATTTCAAAAAGTGCAAGTGCATAGCTTTAGCAATCAAACATTACTTGGTGAGTTGCAAACATCTTTAAGGATTGTTTAA
- a CDS encoding CopD family protein produces the protein MKRYSIPLYLFMYSGNLMVLLKVFHVLCVFVWVGNLVTLTGLLGYFPKEDEKIQLRLAQICKKIYLMVNIPSLVLVIITGLFLLPQTKFGASLGWFHMKLTFVVLLIVCDLIAGRFIQKLQFHPAAQKSLKYKILHAATVLCLIGILCSIYLVRNKEMEIRSRIKQELNM, from the coding sequence ATGAAGCGCTATTCTATCCCATTATATCTCTTTATGTACAGTGGTAATCTTATGGTTCTCTTAAAAGTTTTTCATGTCTTATGCGTATTTGTGTGGGTTGGCAACCTTGTAACTCTCACTGGGCTCTTAGGTTATTTCCCCAAAGAAGATGAGAAAATACAGCTGCGTCTAGCACAAATTTGTAAAAAAATCTATCTTATGGTGAATATTCCTTCTCTGGTTTTGGTTATCATTACAGGACTATTTCTTCTGCCTCAAACAAAATTTGGCGCATCTCTTGGCTGGTTTCATATGAAACTTACATTTGTTGTACTCCTTATCGTATGCGATCTAATTGCAGGCAGATTCATTCAAAAACTACAATTTCACCCCGCTGCTCAAAAATCTTTAAAATATAAAATACTACATGCTGCGACTGTTCTATGCCTGATAGGTATTCTTTGCAGCATCTATCTTGTCAGAAATAAAGAGATGGAAATTCGCTCTCGCATCAAACAAGAACTTAACATGTAA
- the rplM gene encoding 50S ribosomal protein L13 — protein MQPKNKNTTVMQNREKIKRSWFILDASGKTLGRFASEVAKILRGKHKTCFTPHVDCGDGVIIINAEKIRVTGAKEAQKIYTYYTGYMSGMREIPYRNMMARNPTYIIEHAVKGMMPKTRLAKAQVKKLRIFKGDKHSMDPQQPISATI, from the coding sequence ATGCAACCTAAAAACAAAAATACAACAGTTATGCAAAACAGAGAGAAAATTAAGCGCTCATGGTTTATCCTAGATGCCTCTGGGAAAACTTTAGGACGCTTTGCCTCTGAAGTTGCAAAAATTCTTCGCGGAAAACATAAGACTTGCTTTACACCGCACGTTGATTGCGGTGATGGTGTGATTATCATCAACGCTGAAAAAATTCGCGTAACAGGAGCAAAAGAAGCTCAAAAAATTTACACTTACTATACAGGTTACATGAGCGGGATGAGAGAAATTCCCTACCGTAACATGATGGCTCGTAACCCTACATACATCATCGAACACGCTGTGAAGGGCATGATGCCAAAGACTCGTCTTGCAAAAGCACAAGTAAAGAAATTGCGTATCTTCAAAGGCGATAAACATAGTATGGATCCTCAACAACCTATTTCCGCAACGATCTAA
- the rpsI gene encoding 30S ribosomal protein S9: protein MTLQETTATGRRKTAVAAVRLRPGNGTIEVNGRAFNEYFPLDLQRATILSPLNKYGIENNYDMIIRVKGGGIEGQVIAIRLGITRALVKEDENKRHDFKSLGFLTRDPRKKERKKYGQPGARKRFQFSKR, encoded by the coding sequence ATGACTCTACAAGAAACTACAGCAACAGGCCGAAGAAAAACTGCAGTAGCAGCTGTTCGCTTAAGACCTGGTAACGGTACTATCGAAGTAAATGGACGTGCTTTCAATGAGTACTTTCCTCTAGACCTACAAAGAGCTACGATTTTATCTCCTCTCAACAAGTATGGCATCGAAAATAACTATGATATGATCATTCGTGTTAAAGGTGGTGGTATCGAAGGCCAAGTGATTGCCATTCGTCTTGGAATCACACGTGCTCTTGTTAAAGAAGATGAAAACAAACGACATGACTTTAAGTCTCTTGGCTTCCTAACTCGCGATCCTCGTAAGAAAGAGCGTAAGAAATATGGTCAGCCTGGTGCTCGTAAGCGCTTCCAGTTCTCCAAACGTTAA
- a CDS encoding alkaline phosphatase family protein, with the protein MNDKSIAAVDSARFSKYFVKPLYDTYSFARIPETVIRLLTGKSTHSLPEDAIGGVWDKYDCVLLFLVDGFGFRFFDQYASEYPFLRRFASDGIVTKISAQFPSTTAAHITTLSTGMEVGQSGIYEWFYYEPLVDRMIAPLPFCYAGDRSVNTLCDAKIPPEQFFPKHTIYEELNKHGVDSHVLQHESIAHSFYSSAMCKGANVHPFTSLTEGLEKSVNLLVESSTNPVYIHLYFGDIDTVGHRSGIQSSEFAHAVDSCWKVMEEHFWKKVDSLGKRVACIVTADHGMISLDPKTTIQLNEMFPGIVDEFICNAKGEPLVPAGSSRDFFLHIKPKRLKPVLDMLRNALKGIAEVYLTSDLIENGFFGLKRPSQEFLKRVGNLVILPYANESIWWHQKGRFEQNFYASHGGLTPEEMHSLFLFTKL; encoded by the coding sequence GTGAATGATAAATCAATTGCAGCAGTAGATAGTGCTCGTTTCTCTAAGTACTTTGTAAAGCCTTTGTATGATACTTACTCATTTGCAAGGATACCAGAGACCGTTATAAGATTGTTGACAGGAAAGAGCACTCATTCTCTTCCAGAAGATGCTATTGGTGGAGTATGGGACAAATACGATTGTGTGCTTCTGTTTTTAGTAGATGGCTTTGGTTTTCGTTTTTTTGATCAGTATGCATCAGAATATCCTTTTTTACGTCGTTTTGCTTCTGATGGTATTGTAACAAAAATTTCTGCGCAGTTTCCATCGACAACCGCTGCGCACATAACTACTCTCAGTACTGGAATGGAGGTTGGTCAAAGTGGTATTTATGAGTGGTTTTATTATGAGCCGCTTGTAGATCGTATGATTGCACCACTTCCCTTTTGCTATGCAGGAGATCGCTCTGTAAATACATTGTGTGATGCTAAGATACCTCCAGAGCAGTTTTTTCCAAAACACACTATTTATGAAGAGTTAAATAAGCATGGTGTTGATTCCCATGTTTTGCAGCATGAATCAATTGCTCATTCATTTTATTCTAGTGCCATGTGTAAGGGGGCTAATGTGCATCCCTTTACAAGTTTAACGGAAGGGTTGGAAAAGAGTGTGAATCTACTTGTGGAGTCATCAACAAATCCAGTTTATATCCATCTATACTTTGGTGATATAGATACGGTGGGGCACCGCTCTGGTATTCAATCCTCTGAATTTGCTCATGCCGTAGACTCTTGTTGGAAAGTTATGGAAGAGCATTTTTGGAAGAAAGTAGATTCTCTTGGAAAAAGGGTTGCTTGCATTGTAACTGCAGACCATGGAATGATTTCGCTCGATCCTAAAACAACGATTCAGTTAAATGAAATGTTTCCAGGAATTGTAGATGAATTTATTTGTAATGCTAAGGGCGAACCTCTTGTCCCTGCGGGTTCGAGTAGGGACTTTTTTTTACATATAAAACCAAAACGTTTAAAACCTGTTTTAGATATGTTAAGAAATGCTCTTAAAGGGATTGCAGAAGTATATCTAACTTCAGATCTCATAGAAAATGGATTTTTTGGTTTAAAAAGGCCTTCTCAAGAGTTTTTGAAGCGTGTTGGTAATCTTGTGATACTCCCTTACGCTAATGAAAGCATCTGGTGGCATCAGAAAGGGCGCTTTGAGCAGAATTTTTATGCATCGCATGGTGGGCTAACGCCAGAAGAGATGCACTCCTTATTCTTGTTCACAAAACTATAA